One Gloeothece verrucosa PCC 7822 DNA window includes the following coding sequences:
- a CDS encoding DUF4351 domain-containing protein has translation MTYNSAIAQLTITWEKLPPDFLLPDEPVENIYQPLLAAALREILDLSGFITPEMLIGSNFGLCATINGKIVVKAPDWFYISSVFPLESGVIRRSYTPYLEGDTPAVVMEFLSDAEQSEYSAKSTYPYGKWYFYERILQVPIYVIFEPKEGILEVHSLKNGRYELEKADQNERYWIETMNLYLGVWYGTRNQLTTYWLRWWDNMGHLLPWANERVEQSLSQGILQGKQDLIIRLLTRKFGTIAPELQTKIKSLSAQDLDDLSECGTRSAPQSLLDFSELSSLSNWLAQR, from the coding sequence ATGACTTACAATAGCGCCATCGCTCAATTGACTATTACCTGGGAAAAATTGCCCCCAGATTTTCTCTTACCTGATGAACCTGTGGAAAATATTTATCAGCCGCTTTTAGCCGCCGCTTTACGAGAAATTCTAGATTTAAGCGGCTTTATCACTCCTGAAATGCTGATCGGGTCTAATTTTGGACTTTGTGCCACTATAAACGGTAAAATAGTCGTCAAAGCTCCTGACTGGTTTTATATCTCCTCGGTTTTTCCGCTAGAATCTGGTGTCATTCGTCGCAGTTATACACCTTATTTAGAAGGCGATACTCCTGCTGTAGTGATGGAATTTTTATCAGATGCAGAGCAAAGCGAATATTCAGCCAAGTCTACTTATCCCTATGGAAAATGGTATTTTTATGAACGTATTTTACAAGTTCCTATTTATGTCATTTTTGAGCCTAAAGAAGGAATATTAGAGGTTCATTCTCTTAAAAATGGGCGTTATGAATTGGAAAAAGCTGATCAAAATGAGCGATATTGGATTGAAACCATGAATTTATATTTAGGGGTATGGTATGGTACGAGAAATCAACTAACAACTTATTGGTTGCGCTGGTGGGATAATATGGGTCATCTATTACCTTGGGCTAATGAACGAGTAGAACAAAGTTTATCTCAAGGAATTCTGCAAGGAAAGCAAGATTTAATTATTCGTTTACTAACTCGTAAGTTTGGCACAATTGCACCAGAGTTACAGACAAAAATAAAGAGTTTATCAGCCCAAGATTTAGATGATTTAAGTGAGTGCGGAACGCGTTCCGCACCCCAGTCTTTATTAGATTTTTCTGAACTCTCAAGCTTATCCAATTGGTTAGCACAACGTTAA
- a CDS encoding AAA family ATPase: MFTKITLKNFRTHKLTTIELQPVTLLIGNNNSGKTNFLAGIQHFSDCFINYDLQ, from the coding sequence ATGTTTACAAAAATTACTCTTAAAAATTTTAGAACTCATAAATTAACGACAATTGAACTTCAGCCTGTGACGTTGCTCATCGGTAATAATAATTCAGGTAAGACAAATTTTTTAGCAGGTATACAACATTTTTCTGATTGCTTCATCAATTATGACTTACAATAG